The sequence GCTCGGCCAGGCAAGGTCGGCGGGCCTGTGACCTCCGGTCCGGTGGACGAGACGGCCGGCACCGGCGCCGGCATCGCAGACGCCGGGGCGGTGGCGCCCGGGACCGCGGACGCCGGGACCGCGGACGCCGGGACCGCGGACGCCGTTGCGGTGGCGCCCGGGGCGGGGGCCCCGTCCGGAACCGGTGCCGACGACACGACGGGCGCCGCCGAGCCCGCCGCGGGCCGGCGGCTGCACCCCTTCACCCCGCTGCGCCGCGCCTGGGTCCCGATCGCCGCGACGACCGGTGTGGTCGTCCAGCAGGGCGACCGCGTCGGGGAGTGGATCGGCGACCTGCCCACCCTGCTCCGCCTGGCGGTGCTCGCCGGCCTGGTCCTGGTCTTCGGCCTGTACGGCTTCCTCAGCTGGTGGTTCACGTACTACGCCGTCACCGACACCGAGCTGCGGATCCGCAGCGGGCTCCTCTTCCGGCGCGCCGCGCACATCCGGCTGGACCGGATCCAGGCAGTGGACGTCACCCGTCCGCTGCTGGCCCGGGTGGTGGGGGTCGCGCAGCTGCGCCTCGACGTCATAGGCGCCGAGGACAAGGACGAGCTGTCCTTCCTCTCCGAGAAGGACGCCGTGGCGCTGCGCGCCGAACTCCTGGCCCGGGCGGCGGGCTTCGCCCCCGCCGAGGCGGTACGGGTCGGCGAGGCCCCGGAACGGGAGCTGCTCCACGTCCACCCGCGCGACCTCGTCGTATCGCTGCTGCTGAGCCTCGGGGTGTGGGCGGCGCTGGTCGCCGGGCTCACCGCGCCGGCCGTCGTGTGGTGGCTCAGTTCGAGCCCCTGGGCGGCGGTCGTGACCCTGCTCCCGCTGCTCGGCGCGGTCTGGACGGGCAGCGTGGGCCGCTTCCTGGCCGAGTACGACTGGACGGTCGCGGAGTCCCCGGACGGGCTGCGGCTGGACCACGGACTGCTGGACCGGGCGCACGAGACGGTGCCGCCGGGCCGGGTGCAGACCGTACGGGTCGTGGAGCCGCTGCTGTGGCGGCGGCGCGGCTGGGTCCGGGTGGAGCTGGCGGTGGCGGGCTCGAAGAACGACGTGCTGGTCCCGGTGGCG comes from Streptomyces sp. NBC_01408 and encodes:
- a CDS encoding PH domain-containing protein gives rise to the protein MHPFTPLRRAWVPIAATTGVVVQQGDRVGEWIGDLPTLLRLAVLAGLVLVFGLYGFLSWWFTYYAVTDTELRIRSGLLFRRAAHIRLDRIQAVDVTRPLLARVVGVAQLRLDVIGAEDKDELSFLSEKDAVALRAELLARAAGFAPAEAVRVGEAPERELLHVHPRDLVVSLLLSLGVWAALVAGLTAPAVVWWLSSSPWAAVVTLLPLLGAVWTGSVGRFLAEYDWTVAESPDGLRLDHGLLDRAHETVPPGRVQTVRVVEPLLWRRRGWVRVELAVAGSKNDVLVPVAAREAAYAVVARVLPGVDLAGLAFAPSPRTGSRWVVPVWWKGYGLAVSPEVFAARRGRLCRRTEIVPHAKVQSVRLSQGPWERARGVADVHVDTGANATVTARLRGTAEAAGLLAAQAARSRTSRAEARPDRWMTETGP